The segment CAAGTAGGATCTGATATTGGGAGATCATTAACAATCAATATGAAATCGATGAAAACGATGGAGATAAGTGTAGACTCTTTAAGAAAATGAGGCaagtattagtttttaaataaatatatgtttatattttgtctgttttttcttATAGGTACAtagtaacaatatatgtattatgtgtgaattgaagaaaatagagTAATCATTTATTTGGCATAAGAGGGAAGATATTGGGCCAAAGGAGCGGGAGCACCATAACCCGATCCAGCACCATCACCAGTAGAGGCTTCAGGAAGTTCAGTGACAATATCAGCAACGAATCCACTGTCTCCTTCAACGGTATAAGACACAGTCATGATTTTTCCATCAGCAAGCTTGACCTTGTATTCACCAGAGACGATTCCACCTTCAGCTTGTTCCTCAGCACTGAAGTCATTTCCGGATTCAGCATCAAGAACAGCGTAGTTGAAAGCATAAGGAGGAGTTGGTTCAGGGGCAGCAGGTTCAGCTTGTCCAGCAGCAGCATAGGTTGGTTGAGGAGCAGTTGGTGCTCCATAAGCAGGTTGAGGTGGAGGAGGTGGTGGTGGTGCTCCGTAGGATGGTGGGGGTGCTCCATATGAGGAAGGAGCAGATGGAGCTCCTTGAGCAACGGCAAAGGCAAGACAAAGAGTAGAAGCAAgcttgaaaaacattttgatggAACTCTGAACGATCTTCAAATGATGATGAACTGAAGATGATCTTGTCTTTTTATATCCATTCCTTGCTACATGAAAATTTGTGACGCTTCTTCTTTACTACTTGTTTGACCCGTTTTGTTCGAGCGCTCATTTTAAGGCAATTTTaacccaaaaaacaaaacaaaaacgtacaacaatgaattaaataataatcataccaAGGGTAGTAGAATTTCTGCGATTGATTTAACAAGGAAAAACTTAAGTTGAGTTCATTTCCAATTGAAAGGGCAATTTCTTCTGTTGATAaagcaaaattagaaaataaaccatttttggaTATGGATCAATAATGGTTTTGacgttttatgtttttcttttaaggttaaaaacaaGAACTCTGGAttttatattgttcatatatataacaactttttgaattgttttacaaaattcataaattactcaaaaatacatatatgttgtgcgttaacataaaaataatcttgagccAAAATCAAGCGAAGGAgaaaattccaatatatatttttttacttcatatatatataaatcccaatttttcatagtgagtcaattataggcattgtattcaaacatgttcagatacccaagaattctaattatagttttatttaagagacttgTATTGCTACCAAATTtgcctttataataaaatctatctatttctcattctttgattgtgacaatcaatttcggcttgtttaaatttgaatctaaatgatttgttgatagaaattgaagaaaattatttaaagaacagAAATGTAATgcataatcaatttaaaaaaatcattctcgcttgtttttatgttgcaagccatatatttcaataaaaaaatggatttatgggTTATTGATATAGAAAAATTGGCTATAACAACACTCATACTTTCTGTCTATAAGCAAAAATTCGTTTCAAGAATGAGATTTGATCTTGTTGAATCCC is part of the Lepeophtheirus salmonis chromosome 14, UVic_Lsal_1.4, whole genome shotgun sequence genome and harbors:
- the LOC121129582 gene encoding uncharacterized protein; its protein translation is MFFKLASTLCLAFAVAQGAPSAPSSYGAPPPSYGAPPPPPPPQPAYGAPTAPQPTYAAAGQAEPAAPEPTPPYAFNYAVLDAESGNDFSAEEQAEGGIVSGEYKVKLADGKIMTVSYTVEGDSGFVADIVTELPEASTGDGAGSGYGAPAPLAQYLPSYAK